One Peromyscus leucopus breed LL Stock chromosome 20, UCI_PerLeu_2.1, whole genome shotgun sequence genomic region harbors:
- the Kiaa0930 gene encoding uncharacterized protein KIAA0930 homolog isoform X2 produces MQVGRTRFDQGQNQGQEGPFSLLWPPPVGCFKDDRIVFWTWMFSTYFMEKLAPRQDDMLFYVRRKRAYPSSESSVDGRKAEAEPEVEVEVYRRDSKKLPGLGDPDIDWEESVCLNLILQKLDYMVTCAVCTRADGGDIHIHRKKSQQVFASPSKHPMDSKGEESKMSYPNIFFMIDSFEEVFSDMTVGEGEMVCVELVASDKTNTFQGVIFQGSIRYEALKKVYDNRVSVAARMAQKMSFGFYKYNNMEFVRMKGPQGKGHAEMAVSRVSTGDTSPCGTEEDSNPASPMHERVTSFSTPPTPERNNRPAFFSPSLKRKVPRTRIAEMKKSHSANDSEEFFREDDSGADLHNATNLRSRSLSGTGRSLVGSWLKLNRADGNFLLYAHLTYVTLPLHRILTDILEVRQKPILMT; encoded by the exons ATGCAGGTGGGGAGGACCCGGTTTGACCAAGGTCAGAACCAGGGCCAGGAGGGCCCCTTCtcactcctctggcctcctcctgtAGGGTGCTTCAAGGATGACCGAATCGTCTTCTGGACGTGGATGTTTTCCACCTACTTCATGGAGAAACTGGCCCCCAGGCAAGACGACATGCTTTTCTACGTGCGTAGGAAGCGAGCCTACCCGAGCAGTGAGAGCAGCGTCGATGGGAGGAAG GCCGAGGCTGAGCCTGAGGTGGAGGTGGAAGTGTACCGGAGGGACTCCAAGAAGCTTCCAGGCCTGGGAGACCCTGACATTGACTGGGAAGAGAGTGTCTGCCTGAACCTCATCCTGCAGAAG CTGGACTATATGGTGACCTGTGCTGTGTGCACACGTGCGGATGGAGGCGACATCCACATTCACAGGAAGAAATCTCAG caAGTGTTTGCATCCCCCAGCAAACACCCCATGGACAGCAAAGGAGAAGAGTCCAAGATGAGCTACCCCAACATCTTCTTCATGATCGACAGCTTCGAGGAG GTTTTCAGTGACATGACCGtaggggaaggagagatggtCTGCGTCGAGCTGGTGGCCAGTGACAAAACCAACACGTTCCAGGGCGTCATCTTCCAGGGCTCCATCCGCTACGAGGCGCTCAAGAAGGTGTACGACAACCGC GTGAGTGTGGCGGCTCGCATGGCCCAGAAGATGTCATTTGGCTTCTACAAGTACAACAACATGGAGTTCGTGCGCATGAAGGGGCCTCAGGGCAAGGGCCACGCCGAGATGGCAGTCAGCCGCGTGTCTACCGGGGACACGTCCCCCTGTGGGACCGAAGAAGACTCAAACCCGGCGTCGCCCATGCATGAGCGG GTGACCTCCTTTAGCACCCCGCCCACCCCGGAGCGAAACAACCGGCCCGCCTTCTTCTCCCCGTCCCTCAAGAGGAAGGTGCCACGGACCCGCATCGCAGAGATGAAGAAGTCACACTCAGCCAACGACAGCGAGGAGTTTTTCCGAGAGGACGACAGCGGAG CCGACCTGCATAATGCCACCAACCTGCGGTCTCGATCCCTGTCTGGCACAGGACGGTCCCTGGTTGGGTCCTGGCTGAAGCTGAACCGAGCTGATGGAAACTTCCTTCTCTATGCACACTTGACCTACGTCACCTTGCCACTGCATCGGATCTTAACAG ACATCCTGGAAGTACGGCAGAAACCCATCTTGATGACCTAG
- the Kiaa0930 gene encoding uncharacterized protein KIAA0930 homolog isoform X1 translates to MLRAIAEERGRLNLRREVCGLGCFKDDRIVFWTWMFSTYFMEKLAPRQDDMLFYVRRKRAYPSSESSVDGRKAEAEPEVEVEVYRRDSKKLPGLGDPDIDWEESVCLNLILQKLDYMVTCAVCTRADGGDIHIHRKKSQQVFASPSKHPMDSKGEESKMSYPNIFFMIDSFEEVFSDMTVGEGEMVCVELVASDKTNTFQGVIFQGSIRYEALKKVYDNRVSVAARMAQKMSFGFYKYNNMEFVRMKGPQGKGHAEMAVSRVSTGDTSPCGTEEDSNPASPMHERVTSFSTPPTPERNNRPAFFSPSLKRKVPRTRIAEMKKSHSANDSEEFFREDDSGADLHNATNLRSRSLSGTGRSLVGSWLKLNRADGNFLLYAHLTYVTLPLHRILTDILEVRQKPILMT, encoded by the exons GGTGCTTCAAGGATGACCGAATCGTCTTCTGGACGTGGATGTTTTCCACCTACTTCATGGAGAAACTGGCCCCCAGGCAAGACGACATGCTTTTCTACGTGCGTAGGAAGCGAGCCTACCCGAGCAGTGAGAGCAGCGTCGATGGGAGGAAG GCCGAGGCTGAGCCTGAGGTGGAGGTGGAAGTGTACCGGAGGGACTCCAAGAAGCTTCCAGGCCTGGGAGACCCTGACATTGACTGGGAAGAGAGTGTCTGCCTGAACCTCATCCTGCAGAAG CTGGACTATATGGTGACCTGTGCTGTGTGCACACGTGCGGATGGAGGCGACATCCACATTCACAGGAAGAAATCTCAG caAGTGTTTGCATCCCCCAGCAAACACCCCATGGACAGCAAAGGAGAAGAGTCCAAGATGAGCTACCCCAACATCTTCTTCATGATCGACAGCTTCGAGGAG GTTTTCAGTGACATGACCGtaggggaaggagagatggtCTGCGTCGAGCTGGTGGCCAGTGACAAAACCAACACGTTCCAGGGCGTCATCTTCCAGGGCTCCATCCGCTACGAGGCGCTCAAGAAGGTGTACGACAACCGC GTGAGTGTGGCGGCTCGCATGGCCCAGAAGATGTCATTTGGCTTCTACAAGTACAACAACATGGAGTTCGTGCGCATGAAGGGGCCTCAGGGCAAGGGCCACGCCGAGATGGCAGTCAGCCGCGTGTCTACCGGGGACACGTCCCCCTGTGGGACCGAAGAAGACTCAAACCCGGCGTCGCCCATGCATGAGCGG GTGACCTCCTTTAGCACCCCGCCCACCCCGGAGCGAAACAACCGGCCCGCCTTCTTCTCCCCGTCCCTCAAGAGGAAGGTGCCACGGACCCGCATCGCAGAGATGAAGAAGTCACACTCAGCCAACGACAGCGAGGAGTTTTTCCGAGAGGACGACAGCGGAG CCGACCTGCATAATGCCACCAACCTGCGGTCTCGATCCCTGTCTGGCACAGGACGGTCCCTGGTTGGGTCCTGGCTGAAGCTGAACCGAGCTGATGGAAACTTCCTTCTCTATGCACACTTGACCTACGTCACCTTGCCACTGCATCGGATCTTAACAG ACATCCTGGAAGTACGGCAGAAACCCATCTTGATGACCTAG
- the LOC114699193 gene encoding serine/threonine-protein phosphatase 2A regulatory subunit B'' subunit gamma-like, which produces MLSKEELSRYGTATMTNVFLDRVFQECLTYDGEMDYKTYLDFVLALENRKEPAALQYIFKLLDIENKGYLNVFSLNYFFRAIQELMKIHGQDPVSFQDVKDEIFDMVKPQDPLKISLQDLINSNQGDTVTTILIDLNGFWTYENREALVANDNENSSDLDDT; this is translated from the coding sequence ATGCTCAGTAAAGAAGAACTCTCCCGCTACGGAACGGCAACCATGACCAATGTCTTCTTAGACCGTGTTTTCCAGGAGTGTCTCACTTACGATGGAGAAATGGACTATAAGACCTACCTGGACTTTGTTCTTGccttagaaaacagaaaggagccTGCAGCTCTGCAGTATATTTTCAAACTGCTGGACATTGAGAACAAGGGATATCTGAATGTCTTCTCCCTCAATTATTTCTTTAGGGCCATTCAAGAACTAATGAAAATCCATGGACAGGATCCTGTTTCATTTCAAGATGTCAAGGATGAAATCTTTGACATGGTAAAACCACAGGATCCTCTGAAAATCTCGCTTCAGGATTTAATCAACAGTAATCAAGGAGACACAGTCACTACCATTCTAATTGATCTGAATGGCTTCTGGACTTACGAGAACAGAGAAGCCCTTGTTGCAAATGACAATGAGAACTCGTCAGATCTCGATGACACATGA